The genomic interval GCCATGGACAGTGGAAATGGAGAGACATTTTTGCAGTCCATGCAGGTTCTGCTTTCCCCAAGAggcatttgctttgctttctcaGAGAAAGCACCCAGATACACTCATACTGAAGCATATGATGACATTCTATCAAGATGGCTCCACATCTATAACATTATAATGGAGAGCAAGGCTAATGCTATTGTTGTATTTGGGGAATCCAAATCCATGATTAATCTCAGATTATTGGTATTAATGGGTAAAGCAGAATATCTTGCCAATGCACCTTTGGGTAAAGTGTGGATTGTGAATGCTCAGATGGATTTCATAGAAATGGACTTGGGGAAGAACTGGGATATCCAAGACTTCCATGGTTCCATCTCCTTCACAGTTCATTCAAATGACGTGCACGGATTCCAGACATTTCTTCAGCTCAGAAATCCCTTTGAAGTAAATGAAGATGGTTTTCTTAAGCAGTTCTGGGCACAAACATTCAGCTGTGCCTTTCCAGATTCTAGTACGGAGGATGAGGCAGGTGAAGCCTGCACGGGACATGAGAAGCTGGACAGTCTCCCAACATCAGCTTTTGAAATGAGAATGACTGGCCACAGCTACAGTGTCTACAATGCAGTCTATGTGGTGGCCCATGCTTTACATGAAATGTACCTATCTAAATGGAAACACAGAGTAACAGTGAAAGAAAAGAGGCTAGAGCTGCAGAAACAGCAACCTTGGCAGGTAACTTCTAATAACCAGGGCATGTAGAACAGTGCCCTTATAGGATTCTGAAAGAATTGTTCTTTATCCTGAGCCAAACTTTACTTCCATCTCAGCCAATAGGGTTTATACTAACTGATAGCATCTCTCCAGTCAGGAATCATTCTGAACCCTTATTGGAACCACCCAGGTACAAACGTAGAGAATTTTGTATGTTTGTCATGTGCTCCAATTTTTTGGTTATGGCCTCATGTTTGTTTTTCTGCTCGCATCCCaactccctctctttccctttctccactACAGCAAGAATGTTTCAATGTATCTTGTATTGTGCAATTTCTACATGGATAATTATAGCATAGTCTGATTTTATCTTCCCTCACTTCATTTCACTTTGTATCCATTTAGACCCATGGAGgttgacagacacacacacaaaataaaacatgttagaTCCACCTTAAGGTCTAAAACACCTGTATTTCCAGGTTGGCTATTGTCTATATAAATATAAACCAGTTCTATTAACAAGAGAAATTTGAATTCTAAAGTTTTTCCTGTACTTCTGTTTCACTTTCTGCCCAGCTCCACCATTTCCTTAAGGGTGTCTCATTTAACAACAATGCAGGAGAAACACTCTCTTTTGATAAGAACATGGAGTTAAACACCAGATTTGATATTACCAACTTAGTTGCATTCCCAAATAACTCCTTCCAAAGAGTCAGAGTTGGTATGATGAATTTGGAAGCTCTACCAGGCAAGAAAATTTCCATTGATGGGGACAAAATAGTGTGGCACAGACAGTTAAAGCAGGTGGGCCATGGTTTCAATATTAAAATCTGTAGGATCTGTAGGAAGGTGGCAGTTAATTGTAGTACAGAAGATTAACCATATGTTCTTACCTATACGGCATATGTCTGGTGACATGGGTCCCATAATGGGACAAACACATAAtgtaaatcaaacaaataaatgagtGAGACCTATAAAATCTCCTTATCTGGGATAGTGATAGAAATAGATTAGTGAGATTTCAGGAGGGCAGGTTTACTTCATTCTTTGGGGCCTGTACAAATTGAAAACCACTAGTTTATGTTTGGTCAATCTAGCCTTCAGTCTGGTTTATTTTATCTACTTTATGTTTGCCTTCCtaactatggcctgaaacagacaggcaaaaaagaCACCTTCCATGCAGTTTGGAGGCATGGGgattagatgatgcatgcccccaaaccaCATAGCAGCCACACCAGAATAAATTTGCTCCTTGCCGTGCCCCAATCTGGACCACAGCAGCAGCCAGCCTCGGGACCATGGTGTCcggttgctgtggtcccatgTTAATTGGGGTGGGTGCGGCCTCTAGCCACTCCTTTTACCCCTTCTGCTTTGCCTCCAGGCTTCTGCTTTGGAAATTAGCTCCTGAGACTAACTATGCAAAATCATGATGACAGATTCTTGAGAAGTCTATAAAACACACTCTTGAGTTTACATCTTTATTTTCTCAGCATGCTAAATTATTTTCGTCTTACTGAAATGTTTAGGTACCACCTCCTTCTGTATGCAACACCCATTGCCCTCTTGGCTCCagtaagcaaaagaaagaaggagaagtcTTTTGTTGCTATGATTGTGTTCAGTGTCCCCAAGGCATGATAACACACCAGGAAGGTATGACATATAGAACAAGGTTTTTAATGGCAAGTCATGTTAGCTTTTGAGCAAAAAGACTGTGTTAAATATATAATACTAGCAACAG from Sceloporus undulatus isolate JIND9_A2432 ecotype Alabama chromosome 6, SceUnd_v1.1, whole genome shotgun sequence carries:
- the LOC121934321 gene encoding vomeronasal type-2 receptor 26-like: MVPNETHQYTGVVELLVHFGWTWVGFLAMDSGNGETFLQSMQVLLSPRGICFAFSEKAPRYTHTEAYDDILSRWLHIYNIIMESKANAIVVFGESKSMINLRLLVLMGKAEYLANAPLGKVWIVNAQMDFIEMDLGKNWDIQDFHGSISFTVHSNDVHGFQTFLQLRNPFEVNEDGFLKQFWAQTFSCAFPDSSTEDEAGEACTGHEKLDSLPTSAFEMRMTGHSYSVYNAVYVVAHALHEMYLSKWKHRVTVKEKRLELQKQQPWQLHHFLKGVSFNNNAGETLSFDKNMELNTRFDITNLVAFPNNSFQRVRVGMMNLEALPGKKISIDGDKIVWHRQLKQVPPPSVCNTHCPLGSSKQKKEGEVFCCYDCVQCPQGMITHQEDMENCKECPEDHYPNKEQSKCIPKAISFMSLKEPLGISLASFALLLSLLTLLVITIFIKHQDTPIVRANNRNLSYILLTSLLLCFLCSLLFLIKPEKIACLLRQVTFAVIFTVTISCVLSKTITVVLAFVATKPGSRMRKCMGKRLASSVVFSCSLFQAGICALWLGISPPFPHFDMHSVVGEIILECHDGSVTMFYCVLGYMGFLAMISFAIAFSARKLPDSFNEAKFITFSMLIFSSVWLSFIPVYLSTKGKYTVAVEIFSILVSSAGLLVSLFAPKIYIIIQRPDLNTKEQLIKRKY